One Saccharopolyspora erythraea NRRL 2338 genomic region harbors:
- a CDS encoding sugar porter family MFS transporter yields MSVSQSRAPGASTEHLGHVVMIAGAAALGGFLFGYDTSVINGGVDAIQAHFNVGSAMTGLTVSSALLGSAVGAGIAGGLADRIGRIRVMQLAAILFIVSAVGSAVPFAIWDLAVWRVIGGVAIGIASVIAPAYIAEVAPAAYRGRLASLQQLAIVLGIALSQLVNYGLAAAAGGSASGMLGPLQAWQWMLGVAAIPAVIYLVVASAIPESPRYLVAAGKLDRARAVLAKIESGDPDAKIAEISDALGGEQKPKLSDLRGKFGVLPIVWVGMAIAALQQFVGINVIFYYSSSLWQSVGIDESSSLLLSLFTSIVNIIGTLIAIALVDRIGRKPLLVIGSLGMAVSLAVTGWAFSFAEVVGEDAHLPAQWGVVALVSASAFVLFFAGSWGVVMWVLLGEMFPARVRAAALAVGTATNWVANWLVTVSFPSLRDWNLPATYFMYALFALISLVFVLRYLKETNGRSLEEMGR; encoded by the coding sequence ATGTCGGTATCGCAGTCGCGAGCCCCTGGCGCTTCGACCGAACACCTGGGCCACGTGGTGATGATCGCCGGAGCGGCCGCCCTGGGCGGCTTCCTCTTCGGCTACGACACCTCCGTCATCAACGGAGGCGTCGACGCCATTCAGGCGCACTTCAACGTCGGGTCCGCGATGACCGGACTCACCGTCTCGTCGGCGCTGCTGGGCTCCGCCGTCGGGGCGGGGATCGCCGGCGGCCTGGCCGACCGGATCGGCCGGATCCGGGTCATGCAGCTCGCCGCGATCCTGTTCATCGTCAGCGCCGTCGGTTCGGCGGTCCCCTTCGCGATCTGGGACCTCGCCGTGTGGCGCGTCATCGGCGGCGTGGCGATCGGCATCGCCTCCGTGATCGCCCCCGCCTACATCGCCGAGGTCGCACCCGCCGCGTACCGGGGACGGCTGGCCTCGCTCCAGCAGCTCGCGATCGTCCTGGGCATCGCCCTGTCGCAGCTGGTCAACTACGGGCTCGCCGCTGCCGCGGGCGGTAGCGCCTCCGGCATGCTCGGACCGTTGCAGGCCTGGCAGTGGATGCTCGGCGTCGCCGCGATCCCGGCGGTGATCTACCTGGTCGTCGCCTCGGCGATCCCCGAGTCGCCGCGCTACCTGGTCGCCGCGGGCAAGCTGGACCGCGCACGTGCGGTCCTCGCCAAGATCGAGAGCGGCGACCCCGACGCCAAGATCGCCGAGATCAGCGACGCGCTCGGCGGTGAGCAGAAGCCGAAGCTGAGCGACCTGCGCGGCAAGTTCGGCGTGCTGCCGATCGTCTGGGTCGGGATGGCGATCGCCGCGTTGCAGCAGTTCGTCGGCATCAACGTGATCTTCTACTACTCGTCGTCGCTGTGGCAGTCGGTCGGCATCGACGAGAGCAGCTCGCTGCTGCTGAGCCTGTTCACCTCGATCGTGAACATCATCGGCACGCTCATCGCCATCGCCCTGGTCGACCGCATCGGCCGCAAGCCGCTGCTGGTCATCGGCTCGCTGGGCATGGCGGTCTCGCTGGCCGTGACCGGCTGGGCCTTCAGCTTCGCCGAGGTCGTCGGCGAGGACGCGCACCTGCCCGCCCAGTGGGGCGTTGTCGCCCTGGTCTCCGCTTCGGCGTTCGTCCTGTTCTTCGCCGGCTCGTGGGGCGTGGTGATGTGGGTGCTGCTGGGCGAGATGTTCCCGGCCCGCGTCCGCGCCGCCGCGCTGGCGGTCGGCACCGCCACGAACTGGGTGGCGAACTGGCTGGTCACCGTCAGCTTCCCGAGCCTGCGCGACTGGAACCTGCCCGCGACGTACTTCATGTACGCGCTGTTCGCGCTGATCTCGCTGGTGTTCGTGCTCCGCTACCTCAAGGAGACCAACGGCCGGTCCCTCGAGGAGATGGGCCGCTGA
- the dcd gene encoding dCTP deaminase produces MLLSDRDLRKELEDGRLELDPFDAAMIQPSSIDVRLDRYFRVFDNTKYTHIDPSQQQDELTSLREVPDDEPFVLHPGEFVLGSTFELVGLPDDLAGRLEGKSSLGRLGLLTHSTAGFIDPGFSGHITLELSNVANLPITLWPGMKIGQLCLFRLSSPADHPYGTKQAGSRYQGQRGPTPSRAYLNFVRADTKR; encoded by the coding sequence GTGTTGCTGAGTGACCGGGACCTGCGCAAAGAGCTCGAAGACGGCCGCCTCGAACTCGATCCGTTCGACGCCGCGATGATCCAGCCGTCGAGCATCGACGTGCGGCTGGACCGCTACTTCCGGGTGTTCGACAACACCAAGTACACCCACATCGACCCGTCCCAGCAGCAGGACGAGCTGACGTCGCTGCGGGAGGTGCCCGACGACGAGCCGTTCGTGCTGCACCCGGGCGAGTTCGTTCTCGGCTCCACCTTCGAGCTAGTCGGCCTGCCCGACGACCTCGCCGGTCGCCTGGAGGGCAAGTCGTCGCTGGGGCGGCTGGGGCTGCTGACGCACTCCACGGCGGGCTTCATCGACCCCGGCTTCTCCGGTCACATCACGCTCGAACTCTCCAACGTCGCCAACCTGCCGATCACGCTGTGGCCCGGCATGAAGATCGGCCAGCTCTGCCTCTTCCGCCTCTCCAGTCCCGCCGACCACCCGTACGGCACCAAGCAGGCAGGGTCGCGGTACCAGGGCCAGCGGGGGCCGACACCGTCACGCGCGTACCTGAACTTCGTTCGCGCGGACACGAAGCGCTGA
- a CDS encoding DUF4232 domain-containing protein, which translates to MMKHFRRTAVALAVTGAAAGAALFGAGAAFANPSDKPCSSEDVRVQVTKDPSHAAGHEAFLITYTATSPTTNCSLQGAPTGVSFTSADAPVDGVVVAPDSSQALPVNLTASHRAESRIIQRTAAEPNPSVPTSVTFDLPTAAAGQPTRATAAWPAAEMLKGSSLSATPVSPAQLPTQVPVGSPGDANNNGQLDSSETPDNPDQLAA; encoded by the coding sequence ATGATGAAGCACTTCCGCCGTACTGCCGTGGCTCTCGCCGTCACCGGTGCCGCCGCCGGAGCCGCCCTGTTCGGCGCTGGTGCCGCGTTCGCGAACCCTAGCGACAAGCCGTGCTCGAGCGAAGACGTCCGGGTCCAGGTGACGAAGGACCCCTCCCACGCGGCCGGCCACGAGGCTTTCCTGATCACCTACACGGCCACGAGCCCCACCACGAACTGCTCGTTGCAGGGCGCCCCCACCGGCGTGTCCTTCACGTCCGCCGACGCTCCGGTCGACGGTGTGGTGGTCGCCCCCGATTCCTCGCAGGCGCTGCCGGTCAACCTCACCGCCTCGCACCGCGCCGAGTCCCGCATCATCCAGCGGACCGCGGCCGAGCCGAACCCCTCGGTGCCCACCTCGGTGACCTTCGACCTGCCGACCGCGGCAGCGGGCCAGCCCACCCGGGCGACTGCCGCCTGGCCGGCTGCCGAGATGCTCAAGGGCAGCTCCCTCAGCGCCACGCCCGTCAGCCCGGCACAGCTGCCGACTCAGGTCCCCGTGGGCAGCCCGGGCGACGCCAACAACAACGGCCAGCTGGATTCGAGCGAGACCCCGGACAACCCGGACCAGTTGGCGGCCTGA
- a CDS encoding DinB family protein translates to MSVSRGGLLRWQFELNWSLFELHLEALEEEDFLWEPAPVVWTVRPGADGVWVPDWAESEPDPIPVPTIGWVTWHIGWWWSVTIDHAQGRAPRDRTEITWPGNGKAAVEWLRGLRDEWLDVLGRLKEADLDAPAPFPWQDDPEKSVAHMVAWVNAELMKNVAEIGQLRLVRAAGGESGRG, encoded by the coding sequence ATGTCCGTTTCGCGTGGTGGGTTGTTGCGGTGGCAGTTCGAGCTGAACTGGTCGTTGTTCGAGCTGCACCTGGAGGCGTTGGAGGAAGAGGACTTCCTGTGGGAGCCGGCTCCGGTCGTCTGGACGGTGCGGCCGGGGGCCGACGGGGTGTGGGTGCCGGACTGGGCCGAGTCGGAGCCCGATCCGATCCCGGTGCCGACGATCGGGTGGGTCACCTGGCACATCGGCTGGTGGTGGTCGGTGACCATCGACCACGCGCAGGGACGCGCGCCGCGCGACAGGACGGAGATCACCTGGCCCGGGAACGGGAAAGCGGCCGTCGAGTGGTTGCGGGGTCTGCGTGACGAGTGGCTGGACGTGCTGGGGCGGCTGAAGGAAGCGGATCTGGACGCGCCGGCACCCTTTCCGTGGCAGGACGATCCGGAGAAGTCCGTGGCGCACATGGTCGCCTGGGTGAACGCGGAGCTGATGAAGAACGTCGCCGAGATCGGGCAGTTGCGCCTCGTGCGGGCGGCGGGCGGGGAGTCCGGTCGGGGCTGA
- a CDS encoding MerR family transcriptional regulator produces the protein MRIGELAELVGVSTRTVRHYHRRGLMPEPVRRANGYRVYGLRDAIVLARIRRLTELGLSLDEVGDVLADDQGRELHEILLALDEDLAVQEQRIRERRGRLAVLIESAERGELEADDAVSEDMRRFLSKRDSAIRVLPESEMAERERELLALMDSTGGGDRPLAAMLPVTPEDAVRGHELHLRLDELADAAVDDPRVEALAAAIVEGVPAEVVAALEAEGLRDLDMGDSFSAALPGSVGPAQAEVLRQVIRMLAARSATS, from the coding sequence ATGCGGATTGGTGAGCTCGCCGAGTTGGTCGGGGTGTCGACGCGAACGGTTCGGCACTACCACCGGCGGGGGTTGATGCCGGAGCCCGTGCGCCGGGCCAACGGATACCGGGTGTACGGGCTGCGGGATGCGATCGTGCTGGCGCGGATCCGGCGGCTCACGGAGCTGGGGCTGAGCCTCGACGAGGTCGGGGACGTGCTGGCCGACGATCAGGGGCGTGAGCTGCACGAGATCCTGCTCGCCCTGGACGAAGACCTTGCCGTGCAGGAGCAGCGGATTCGGGAGCGCCGCGGGCGGCTCGCCGTGCTCATCGAGAGCGCCGAGCGGGGAGAACTCGAAGCCGACGATGCGGTTTCCGAAGACATGCGGCGGTTTCTGAGCAAGCGCGACTCGGCAATCCGGGTCCTGCCGGAATCGGAAATGGCCGAGCGCGAGCGCGAGCTGCTGGCGCTGATGGACTCGACCGGCGGTGGCGATCGGCCGCTGGCGGCGATGCTCCCGGTGACGCCGGAGGACGCGGTCCGCGGGCATGAGCTGCACCTCCGGCTCGACGAGTTGGCGGATGCGGCGGTGGACGATCCGCGGGTGGAAGCGTTGGCCGCGGCAATCGTCGAGGGCGTTCCGGCGGAGGTCGTGGCGGCGCTCGAGGCGGAGGGGCTTCGGGACCTCGACATGGGCGACTCGTTCAGCGCCGCCTTGCCGGGGTCGGTCGGCCCGGCACAGGCAGAGGTGTTGAGGCAGGTCATCCGGATGCTCGCCGCTCGGTCGGCGACGTCGTGA
- a CDS encoding bifunctional allantoicase/(S)-ureidoglycine aminohydrolase, with amino-acid sequence MSEPTYYAPEGGLPSQTALLTDRAIVKEAYTVIPRGVLRDIVTSNLPGWNGTRAWILARPIAGFATTFAQYIVEVSPGGGSTEPEPESGVESVLFLLTGNLDVQIEGDKHALTPGGYAYLPAGANWSVANESGENATFQWVRKAYEPLEGYTPKAFAVQEQDVEPTPMPDTNGAWATTRFVDPADLAHDMHVNIVTFEPGAVIPFAETHVMEHGIYVLEGKAVYRLNDDWVEVEAGDFMWLRAFCPQACYAGGPGKFRYLLYKDVNRQIKLT; translated from the coding sequence TTGAGCGAGCCGACGTACTACGCCCCCGAGGGCGGCCTTCCGTCGCAGACCGCGCTGCTGACCGACCGGGCCATCGTCAAGGAGGCGTACACCGTCATCCCGCGCGGCGTGCTCCGCGACATCGTCACGAGCAACCTGCCGGGGTGGAACGGCACGCGCGCATGGATCCTCGCCAGGCCCATCGCCGGGTTCGCCACCACGTTCGCCCAGTACATCGTCGAGGTGTCGCCGGGCGGCGGCAGCACCGAGCCGGAGCCGGAGAGCGGCGTCGAGTCAGTGCTGTTCCTGCTCACCGGCAACCTCGACGTGCAGATCGAAGGCGACAAGCACGCCCTCACCCCGGGCGGCTACGCCTACCTGCCCGCCGGCGCGAACTGGTCGGTGGCCAACGAGTCGGGTGAGAACGCCACGTTCCAGTGGGTCCGCAAGGCCTACGAGCCGCTGGAGGGCTACACGCCGAAGGCGTTCGCGGTGCAGGAGCAGGACGTCGAGCCGACCCCCATGCCCGACACCAACGGCGCGTGGGCGACCACGAGGTTCGTCGACCCCGCCGACCTGGCCCACGACATGCACGTCAACATCGTCACCTTCGAGCCGGGCGCGGTGATCCCCTTCGCCGAGACCCACGTGATGGAGCACGGCATCTACGTCCTGGAGGGCAAGGCCGTCTACCGGCTCAACGACGACTGGGTGGAGGTCGAGGCCGGTGACTTCATGTGGTTGCGCGCCTTCTGCCCCCAGGCCTGCTACGCGGGCGGTCCCGGCAAGTTCCGGTACCTGCTCTACAAGGACGTCAACCGCCAGATCAAGCTGACCTGA
- a CDS encoding MFS transporter — MAQSIRSPIEKPRIHRAWWVITAAGLAIIAAGAFTTMSGLLVTPLHHEYGWSHGSISVAVSVNMVLYGLTAPFAAALMDRFGIRSVVSGALSLVALGAVLTTAMTAAWQLTLYWGLLVGLGTGSMAMAFAATVAGRWFVARRGLVTGILTAASVFGQFVFLPVLSWIADTYQWRASLVTVALTAVCVVPLVWLLLRDHPADAGMKDYGATEFESKPAPVPGAARRTVRVLLSSARTGPFWLLAGTFAICGASTNGIMWSHFVPAANHHGMPVTIASSLLAMVGVFNVVGTVGSGWLTDRFDARWLLAGCFALRAVALMCLPLLFAATVRPSLVAFVVVFGVLDVATVPPTIALAHRFYGEDGAIVFGWVNASHQLGAGLMAFLGGVTRDLFGSYDLVWVAAGGLCVLAALLSPLIRGGSGDGNALDTERRSAVCVD, encoded by the coding sequence ATGGCACAGAGCATCCGATCTCCCATCGAGAAGCCCCGCATCCACCGCGCGTGGTGGGTGATCACCGCCGCCGGGCTGGCGATCATCGCCGCGGGCGCCTTCACCACGATGTCGGGGCTGCTGGTCACTCCCCTGCACCACGAGTACGGCTGGTCGCACGGCTCCATCAGCGTCGCCGTGTCGGTCAACATGGTGCTCTACGGCCTGACCGCGCCGTTCGCGGCGGCGCTGATGGACCGCTTCGGTATCCGCTCGGTGGTCTCCGGGGCGCTGTCGCTGGTCGCGCTCGGCGCGGTGCTGACCACCGCCATGACCGCGGCGTGGCAGCTCACGCTGTACTGGGGGCTGCTCGTCGGGCTCGGCACCGGGTCGATGGCGATGGCCTTCGCCGCGACCGTCGCCGGCCGCTGGTTCGTGGCCCGCCGCGGGCTGGTCACCGGGATCCTGACGGCCGCGAGCGTGTTCGGGCAGTTCGTGTTCCTGCCCGTGCTGTCCTGGATCGCCGACACCTACCAGTGGCGTGCCTCGCTGGTGACGGTCGCGCTGACGGCCGTCTGCGTCGTGCCGCTGGTGTGGCTGCTGCTGCGCGACCACCCGGCCGACGCCGGCATGAAGGACTACGGCGCGACCGAGTTCGAGAGCAAGCCCGCGCCGGTGCCCGGTGCGGCGCGGCGGACCGTGCGGGTGCTGCTGTCCTCGGCGCGGACCGGGCCGTTCTGGCTGCTGGCGGGCACGTTCGCGATCTGCGGCGCGTCGACCAACGGCATCATGTGGAGCCACTTCGTGCCCGCCGCGAACCACCACGGCATGCCGGTCACGATCGCGTCGTCGCTGCTGGCGATGGTCGGCGTTTTCAACGTGGTGGGCACGGTCGGCTCGGGCTGGCTCACCGACCGCTTCGACGCGCGGTGGCTGCTTGCCGGCTGCTTCGCGCTGCGCGCCGTGGCGCTGATGTGCCTGCCGCTGCTGTTCGCCGCGACGGTGCGGCCGTCGCTGGTGGCGTTCGTCGTCGTCTTCGGCGTGCTCGACGTGGCCACCGTGCCCCCGACGATCGCGCTGGCGCACCGCTTCTACGGCGAGGACGGCGCCATCGTCTTCGGCTGGGTCAACGCCTCGCACCAGCTCGGCGCGGGGCTCATGGCGTTCCTCGGCGGCGTGACCCGCGACCTGTTCGGCTCCTACGACCTGGTGTGGGTCGCCGCGGGCGGGCTCTGCGTGCTGGCGGCGCTGCTCTCCCCGTTGATCCGCGGTGGCAGCGGTGACGGGAACGCGCTCGACACCGAGCGCAGGTCGGCGGTCTGCGTCGACTGA
- a CDS encoding GlxA family transcriptional regulator: protein MVTKNRARVSEGASRHRVAVLVRDGLLPMELGLVHQLFGQAADADGEALYELVTCALVPGPVRTDADFPILVDHGPQALADADTVIIPASHEFDATETEGRLPEPLADALGRIRPGTRIASICTGAFVLAAAGMLDGRRATTHWKSAEDFRRLYPAVRLDPDVLYTDEGDVLTSAGEAAGIDLCLHMIRSDHGAAIANDVARSTVVPPHRDGGQAQFIKTPVPEPESSSTGSARAWALKNIHLQLNLSDLASRESMSTRTFTRRFREEVGISPGQWLIQQRIERARQLLEDTDMPVEQVTENAGFGTTASLRQHFQSALGVSPSAYRNTFRGTSVVEDGEAELQGAGT from the coding sequence ATGGTGACGAAGAATCGAGCCAGGGTGTCGGAGGGGGCGTCCCGGCACCGGGTCGCGGTGCTCGTCCGGGACGGGCTGCTGCCGATGGAGCTGGGCCTGGTCCACCAGCTCTTCGGGCAGGCCGCCGACGCCGACGGCGAAGCCCTGTACGAGCTGGTGACATGCGCGCTGGTCCCGGGGCCGGTGCGCACCGACGCCGACTTCCCGATCCTGGTCGACCACGGTCCGCAAGCCCTGGCCGACGCCGACACCGTGATCATCCCCGCCTCGCACGAGTTCGACGCCACCGAGACCGAGGGCAGGCTGCCCGAGCCGCTGGCCGACGCGCTGGGCAGGATCCGTCCGGGCACCCGGATCGCCTCGATCTGCACCGGGGCGTTCGTGCTCGCCGCCGCGGGCATGCTCGACGGCCGCCGCGCGACGACGCACTGGAAGTCCGCCGAGGACTTCCGGCGGCTCTACCCCGCTGTGCGGCTGGACCCCGACGTCCTCTACACCGACGAGGGCGACGTGCTGACCTCGGCGGGCGAAGCCGCCGGGATCGACCTGTGCCTGCACATGATCCGCAGCGACCACGGCGCGGCCATCGCCAACGACGTGGCGCGCTCGACGGTCGTCCCGCCGCACCGCGACGGCGGCCAGGCCCAGTTCATCAAGACGCCCGTGCCCGAGCCGGAGAGCTCGTCGACGGGCAGCGCCCGCGCCTGGGCCCTCAAGAACATCCACCTCCAGCTCAACCTCAGCGACCTGGCCAGCAGGGAGTCGATGAGCACGCGCACCTTCACCCGCCGCTTCCGGGAGGAGGTCGGCATCTCGCCCGGCCAGTGGCTGATCCAGCAGCGCATCGAGCGCGCCCGCCAGCTGCTGGAGGACACCGACATGCCGGTCGAGCAGGTCACCGAGAACGCGGGCTTCGGCACCACGGCCTCGCTGCGCCAGCACTTCCAGTCCGCGCTGGGGGTTTCGCCGAGCGCCTACCGCAACACCTTCCGCGGCACCTCGGTCGTCGAGGACGGTGAAGCGGAGCTGCAGGGCGCGGGCACATGA
- a CDS encoding HD domain-containing protein translates to MSDERLLSERNPLPTAIPERLRAQLNFLVEVDKLKTVLRQSPLAAVERRENDAEHCWHLAMMVPVLAEYSDEPIDVGRTIQLVVVHDLIEIYAGDTPLYDAEAGHDQEARERAAADRLFPLLPADQAEHFRALWDEFEQRRTPEARFAKAMDRLQPFLLNWMARGGTWQAPGVTVDDVRRRKSVIGDASSSLWSAAREMIDEGVRRGWMRPSA, encoded by the coding sequence GTGAGCGATGAACGCCTGCTGAGCGAGCGCAATCCCCTTCCCACCGCCATTCCCGAGCGGCTTCGGGCGCAGCTGAACTTCCTCGTCGAGGTCGACAAGCTCAAGACCGTGCTGCGGCAGTCGCCGCTGGCCGCGGTGGAGCGCAGGGAGAACGACGCCGAGCACTGCTGGCACCTGGCGATGATGGTGCCGGTGCTGGCCGAGTACTCCGACGAGCCGATCGACGTCGGGCGCACGATCCAGCTCGTCGTGGTGCACGACCTGATCGAGATCTACGCAGGCGACACCCCGCTGTACGACGCCGAGGCGGGTCACGACCAGGAGGCGAGGGAGCGGGCCGCGGCGGACCGGCTGTTCCCGCTGCTCCCGGCCGACCAGGCCGAGCACTTCCGCGCGCTGTGGGACGAGTTCGAGCAGCGCCGGACGCCGGAAGCGCGCTTCGCCAAGGCCATGGACCGCCTCCAGCCGTTCCTGCTCAACTGGATGGCGCGCGGCGGTACCTGGCAGGCACCCGGTGTGACCGTCGACGACGTCCGCAGGCGCAAGTCCGTCATCGGCGACGCGTCGTCGTCGCTGTGGTCCGCGGCGCGGGAGATGATCGACGAGGGCGTGCGTCGCGGCTGGATGCGGCCCTCGGCCTGA
- a CDS encoding LysE family translocator has protein sequence MSLTLLTGFLLVMLLTYVVPGPDFAIVLRYATRSRRAGRLAAAGVLTGVCLHATAAALGLSALLAKSATAFMVVKVVGAAYLLFLGAQALWSSRRGAPRSAPAPVEDGTRDRRAFVQGFLTNASNPKAMLFFVSLLPQFISDGMPVLPQTLLLGLITVAFGIVWWGLFVVLADRIRGFLGRPAVRRVLDRVTGVAFIGLGIRLLRTPAAAAT, from the coding sequence ATGTCGTTGACGCTGCTCACGGGCTTCCTGCTGGTCATGCTGCTGACCTACGTCGTACCCGGCCCGGACTTCGCCATCGTGCTCCGGTACGCGACCAGGAGCAGGCGCGCGGGCAGGCTCGCGGCGGCGGGCGTGCTGACCGGCGTGTGCCTGCACGCCACCGCGGCGGCGCTGGGGCTCTCGGCCCTGCTCGCGAAGTCGGCGACGGCGTTCATGGTGGTCAAGGTGGTGGGCGCGGCCTACCTGCTGTTCCTCGGTGCGCAGGCCCTGTGGTCGTCGCGCCGCGGCGCCCCGCGGTCGGCCCCCGCACCGGTCGAGGACGGCACCCGCGACCGCCGGGCGTTCGTCCAGGGCTTTCTGACCAACGCGTCCAACCCGAAGGCGATGCTGTTCTTCGTCAGCCTGCTCCCCCAGTTCATCTCCGACGGCATGCCCGTCCTGCCCCAGACCCTGCTGCTCGGCCTGATCACGGTGGCGTTCGGCATCGTCTGGTGGGGCCTGTTCGTCGTCCTGGCCGACCGCATCCGCGGCTTCCTCGGCAGGCCCGCGGTGCGCCGCGTCCTCGACCGCGTCACCGGCGTCGCCTTCATCGGCCTCGGCATCCGCCTCCTGCGCACCCCCGCCGCCGCGGCGACGTGA
- the crcB gene encoding fluoride efflux transporter CrcB, which yields MTFVLVAVGGAVGACVRFLLDRWIQRRHDAVFPFGTLTVNVVGSFVLGVLTGAALSGVQAPAVQLLVGVGFCGSLTTYSTFGYETVRLFTEGARLLSALNAVTTVLAGIGAGVLGVVVAAAVCGWPG from the coding sequence GTGACGTTCGTGCTGGTCGCGGTGGGTGGAGCGGTCGGCGCGTGCGTGCGGTTCCTTCTCGACCGCTGGATCCAGCGCAGGCACGACGCGGTCTTCCCGTTCGGGACGCTGACGGTGAACGTCGTCGGCTCGTTCGTGCTCGGCGTGCTCACCGGCGCCGCGCTCTCCGGCGTGCAGGCGCCGGCGGTGCAGCTCCTCGTGGGCGTGGGGTTCTGCGGCTCCCTGACCACCTACAGCACCTTCGGCTACGAGACCGTGCGGCTGTTCACCGAGGGCGCGCGGCTCCTGTCGGCGCTCAACGCGGTCACGACGGTGCTCGCCGGCATCGGGGCGGGAGTGCTCGGCGTGGTGGTCGCCGCGGCGGTGTGCGGCTGGCCCGGCTGA
- a CDS encoding DUF190 domain-containing protein, translated as MGLDGSALRLTALISEADTYEHRPLFHEIVRRAHRAGLAGASVFRGVEGFGASSAIHTTRVLSLSEDLPVAVVIVDTEQRIRDFLPQLRELVAGGLVLLEHVEVVVGGREEET; from the coding sequence ATGGGGCTCGACGGCAGCGCGCTGCGGCTCACCGCGCTCATAAGCGAGGCCGACACCTACGAGCACCGGCCGCTGTTCCACGAGATCGTCCGGCGCGCCCATCGCGCCGGACTGGCCGGCGCCTCGGTCTTCCGGGGCGTGGAGGGCTTCGGCGCGTCCTCGGCGATCCACACCACGCGGGTTCTTTCGCTGAGCGAGGACCTGCCGGTCGCGGTGGTCATCGTCGACACCGAGCAGCGGATCCGGGACTTCCTGCCGCAGCTCCGCGAACTGGTCGCCGGGGGATTGGTGCTGCTGGAGCACGTCGAGGTGGTCGTCGGCGGCCGTGAGGAGGAAACGTGA
- a CDS encoding fluoride efflux transporter FluC — MTEQPAFPRQARWRPAGASWDVLGAVALGGALGSLLRYGAGLAWPGPWSTLSVNVVGCFAIGVLMFVITEVVSTHRLVRPFLGVGVLGGFTTFSTYVADAVHLVVDHRPGLALVYLGATVVAALAAVVAGVVFARVCTGWRR; from the coding sequence ATGACCGAGCAGCCGGCGTTCCCGCGGCAGGCGCGGTGGCGCCCGGCCGGGGCGAGCTGGGACGTGCTGGGCGCGGTCGCGCTCGGCGGCGCCCTCGGCTCGCTGCTGCGCTACGGCGCCGGGCTGGCGTGGCCGGGACCGTGGTCGACGCTGAGCGTCAACGTGGTGGGCTGCTTCGCCATCGGGGTGCTCATGTTCGTCATCACCGAGGTGGTCAGCACGCACCGGCTGGTACGCCCCTTCCTCGGTGTGGGCGTGCTCGGAGGGTTCACGACGTTCTCCACCTACGTAGCCGACGCCGTGCACCTGGTCGTCGACCATCGGCCCGGCCTCGCGCTGGTCTACCTGGGCGCGACGGTGGTCGCCGCGCTCGCGGCCGTCGTCGCCGGGGTCGTGTTCGCCCGCGTCTGCACCGGCTGGAGGAGGTGA
- a CDS encoding aminoglycoside phosphotransferase family protein, which yields MAGYGVQRAVRAAVGAAAAHGVRVSEPVVLAAGYNVVVRLDPAPVVARVVLVPAVLRSDVDGLVAREIAVTSFLAERGVPAVRPSAVLPPGPHHHDGLRVSFWEPLPAISEGLPGAAEFGTRLRELHEALRDHPAPTPALDVPIGDVEAFLRSPFATRDDLEMARTLERIVPEVTAVRPVQRVHGDAHPRNLVRAGGTWTWTDFEESCTAPVSWDLAVMRGTGRLDGAEALRAYGGDDGELEPFRLLRELQATAWVRTRAAVGGA from the coding sequence ATGGCGGGGTACGGCGTGCAGAGAGCGGTCCGTGCGGCGGTCGGTGCCGCGGCGGCGCACGGGGTGCGGGTGTCCGAGCCGGTCGTGCTGGCCGCCGGCTACAACGTGGTCGTCCGGCTCGATCCGGCACCGGTGGTCGCCAGGGTGGTCCTGGTCCCGGCCGTGCTCCGCTCCGATGTGGACGGTCTGGTCGCGCGCGAGATCGCGGTCACGTCGTTCCTGGCCGAGCGCGGGGTTCCCGCGGTGCGGCCCAGCGCGGTCCTGCCGCCTGGGCCGCACCACCACGACGGCCTGCGGGTGAGCTTCTGGGAACCGCTGCCGGCGATCTCGGAAGGCCTGCCCGGCGCGGCCGAGTTCGGCACCCGCCTGCGCGAGCTGCACGAAGCCCTGCGGGACCACCCCGCCCCGACACCGGCGCTGGACGTGCCGATCGGAGACGTCGAGGCGTTCCTGCGCAGCCCCTTCGCCACCCGCGACGACCTGGAGATGGCGCGGACGCTGGAGCGGATCGTGCCCGAGGTGACCGCGGTGCGCCCGGTGCAGCGCGTGCACGGCGACGCGCACCCGCGCAACCTGGTGCGCGCGGGAGGCACGTGGACGTGGACCGACTTCGAGGAGTCCTGCACCGCCCCGGTCTCATGGGACCTGGCCGTCATGCGCGGTACCGGCAGGCTCGACGGCGCCGAGGCGCTGCGCGCCTACGGGGGTGATGATGGGGAGCTGGAGCCGTTCCGGCTCCTGCGGGAGTTGCAGGCGACGGCCTGGGTGCGCACCCGGGCGGCGGTTGGAGGCGCATGA